ATGATTACCTGATTGAACCACAAATTTATCACTATGCTTGCATGGTTGATATTCTTAGTCGAGCTAGGCTCTTCGATGAATCAATGATTCTCATAAGAAGCATGCCAATGAAGCCAGATGTTTATGTATGGGGTGCATTACTTGGTGGTTGTCAGATGCATGGAAATATAGAGTTAGGAGAAAAGGTAGCTCATCATTTGATAGATTTGGAGCCTCATAATCATGCTTTCTATATGAATTTATGTGATATATATGCCAAAGCTGGTAAGTTCGATGCGGCCAAAAGAATTAGGAATTTAATGAAAGAAAGAGGAATTGAAACAAAGGTCCCGGGCTGCAGCATGATTGAAATCAATGGAGTGGTTCAAGAATTTTCGGTTGGAGGGTCTTCTGAACTTCCCATGAAAGAACTTGTATTGGTTTTAGACAGATTAAGCAACGAGATGAAGATATGAAATCAGTGACTTACCATGGGAAGGGAACTTGTGAAGCAGAATTTCATTATTATACAGCACATGGAGTTAGTATAGAAATTGGTACATTGAACTTGATTATTTGAGCCCTCAAGTTGTCCTCTCAATGTCACTATATATGCTGCTTTGTTATGTGTTATTTTCTTATGAGATCTTTAGTATACTTGTAGTTGTAGGGGACATGCAAGAAAAATTCTTGTTGAATGTAGATTATATTCATTGGATTCAAACTGAAAAATTTGACGGCTCTAGTTAAAAGTCTCATATTGGATGAAAGAAGACCTAAAGATATAAGTGGCGACAATCTTCACATTACATGTCAGTTTTATTGAATTGCGTTAGACTCGacccaaattctaagattaTATTGGTACTTCTTGAAAATCTGTTGGACCACCTACTATTAATAATGTAAGAGTCTTTTTATAAAATGACTTTGTTGGACTGATAGGTGTAATtcttaaaaaacaaaagtacAATACTACGTGTTGACTTTAGAGAACCTCTATTTTGGATTATAGCAAGGTGTCAAGTATACAAGAATGAGTGTAATAATCTTTATTATTCAGTCAAAGATTGAATTATAGAAACTCATAATTTTTCTGCAGTAGTATAACTTTCTCTCCTATGACAAAATATATTCTAAATTCAATCTATGAAAGCCTTTTTCCTTAATAGTTACTCTTTGTTGAGTTGTTTTTGCCTCTCTTCAATTTCCCCTCCTCTTAGTAGAAAGATGGCTACATTTGGTATGACAATGATCTTGGCATAATATTATTATACATACTTTCTACATGTCCATTTGCTTcaaaaacttttaattttttaacatggTTCAAATCAAATCTTTTCAAGTATTATACTAACCTGTTTAATTATCCTCTCCACCTTTTTAGCTTCTGAAAATGTGTTTAAAGGAATATTGACAAGTCTTCCCAAGCCTGGAGGTGGTGAATATGGAAGATTTTATAGTTTGCCTGCACTAAATGATCCTAGAATTGGTAAGAACTAAGAACTCTTGCTTTCTACTGACCTATGAATCACTTACACAAATACATGATATACTGACACGTCAACACCCAAAACAATCCTAGAGAATCAAGAGCCTCTCTCAAAACTTTAGTAATGGAGAGGGAAAatggagagagaaaagagagaggaTCTTAACTCAATCTTAGAATATGGAACAATTGAACCATATGTAATTGTGTTTCTTAATATGCATCGGTGTCTTGTTAGTATCAGACACCAGACATGCCTTCAGGTGTTGGTGCTACACTGACTACATATAAGTGAGAGAATTCATAAACTCAATGTCTTAAAATTTTGGGTTAAGATGTattgtccaactcacttgtgagTTCTTTGTCAATGTGTTGATCCAACTCAGTGAGACTCCCTCTCATTGCCCACAGTGGTATCCGAGCCCGGTTCGACTTGATGGGGGAGTGGGAGAAATTCACGGTGTTGGATCACAGATGCGGATGTTGAGATATATCAATGAGAGCAGCACCCATAAACCCTATGCCTTAAGGTTATGGGTGAagatgtggtgtccaactcacttgtataaTTGCTCATTGCCCAATGTATTGATCCAACACAATGAGACTCCCTCTCATGGCTCAACAAAAGTATCGTACGATACTGACATGTTGACACTCATAGTAGTAATTAATATTAGAAAATGGAATAATTAAACATATGTAACAGTGTTTCTTAACCATATCTATCGATTCTTGTTAGTGTCAGACACCGGACATGTTTTCAGACGTGGTGTCATTGCTACACTACACTGAGTACTTAGATTTAGTGTTTAATGAATAACTTGGTGTGGCTGATCAATTGTTGTTTATTTGGCATTTTGAAGAGAGGCTTCCATACTCCATAAGCATACTTCTAGAATCTGCCATACGTAATTGTGACAACTTTAAAGTGACTCAGAAAGATgttgaaaatattattaattggGAGAACAAATCTCAAAACCAAACTGAAATTCCTTTCATGCCTGCTCGTGTTCTGCTGCAGGTTTTATCCATTTTCATGAGTAGTTggtctttttttatttgaaaagaaaaatcttaatttttttttattactaagtGATTTGATTGTTTTGTCAAGGATGCTACTGGAGTTCCTGTTCTTGTTGATCTGGCTTCTATGAGAGATGCCATGAAGAATCTTGGTGGTGATCCTAACAAGATTAGCCCTTTGGTTTGTAACCAATTTATCAACCTacttactttttaaaaaatttcttcatGTTATATGCATTAACATTTTAGAGAATGAATTGATCGACTCAAAAGGACTAACGTGATCGAAAACCAACATTAGAGAATGATTTGATGGACTCAAAAAAGGACTAATGTGATAGGAAATATTCAATTTCAGATATTATTTTGAACTTTCGTTATATTGAATATTGTTGCGGACTTATTACATTGCAGATTCCTGGGGAACTTGTTATTGATCATTCAGTTCAGGTTGATGTAGCCAGATCAGAGAATGCAATGCAAGCAAATATAGAATTTGAGTTCCAAAGGAATAAAGAGAGATTTGGTTTCCTCAAATGGGGATCATCAGCTTTCGATAACGTGCTTGTTGTTCCTCCTGGATCTGGAATAGTCCACCAagtaaatattttgaatttatgaatTTCAATGAAAATCTTTCTCATGAACTTTGCACTAATACaaaatttaagttataaataaatGGACTTAAAATATAGCAttctaaatttaatttgtaGGTAAACCTAGAATACCTTGGAAGAGTAGTTTTCAACACTGGTGGCATTCTATACCCTGATAGTGTCATTGGTACTGACTCGCATACACCGATGATTGATGGATTGGGAATTGCTGGATGGGGAGTTGGAGGGATTGAAGCAGAGGCAGCCATGCTTGGCCAGGTAGAGTATGGAAATGATGTTTGTTTCAAAATACTTAATCGATTAgattatttgagcttatctacaaGCACAAACACTTCTGAGACTGTTTAAGAGAACtattgaaaatagtttatgaaaacaccttacaacttatatgaaaaaaatgactttattttatcttttgttatagaatgGAACCACAGTAACACATAGTGGGAAAATTGTTTTTCCACCATGTGATTGTGGTCTACCGCGAAACTTGGCTTTATCTTAAGGCGTTGACAtacttatatatttttgaatgacAGCCGATGTGTATGATATTGCCATGTGTTGTTGGATTCAAGTTGTTTGGGAAATTGAATGATGGTGTCACAGCTACTGATTTGGTTTTGACTGTGACTCAAATGTTGCGCAACCATGGCGTTGTTGGCAAGTTCATTGAATTTTATGGTAAGTTAATTAATAATGAGACTTCATAGGATAGATTCTattaacaattttcacatatgAGTGAACCTattaacaattttcacatatgAGTGAACCTATTTAAATATGCCTTAAGGTGAAGGCGTCAGCCAACTGTCGTTACCTGATAGAGCTACAATTGCAAACATGTGTCCGGAATACGGAGCAACAATGGCCTTCTTCCCTGTAGATGATGTCACATTGGAATATCTTAGATTGACTGGAAGATGTGAAGAGACAGTGAGACAAtctttcttttactttttttttctccttgaAAATGGTTTTCCTTTCTCATTATATAAACCATCACATAATTAATTAGTTGACCATGTTTGCTTGCTTACAGATTTCGAtgataaaatcatatttatgtGCAAATAGATTGTTTATTGACTATAAGGAGGTAACATCTTCTGTATCGATAAAAAGTATATGATACGATGGAAGTTATGGATCTTCAGTCATGTAAATATTTTTGTCATCCAGGCTCACCAGGAAAGAATATACACATCTTATTTGCAGTTAGACTTGGCAGATATTGAATCATGTGTTTCAGGGCCTAAAAGGTATGATAACGGAAAATTAAACCGAGTTTACCACTTGtttattcctttatattgttgTAATTTCTCTTTCTTGTCCCATTACAAACTTTTATACTTTCTGAAAGGCCTCACGATCGAGTTTGCTTGAAAGACATGAAGGCGGATTGGCATGCATGTCTTCACAACAAAGTCGGATTCAAGGTAACATAGAGCTTGTAGATGACTTTGAACTTTcaatatacaatataaactaTCATCTTCCATAACAACTCACTATTCAGTTAGTTGATATTGAGCCTATCCAAAATTTTGATATCTTGTAAACAACATCAATATCAGTTCATGTTTGGAATCACGGTGGATTTGACAAAATCACCGTGGTACTGTGATTTTGTTAAGCTCTGAGTGCAGCCTTTGCAAAATTGTAAGTCACAGTGATGTCTTGACATAGAGGTTCACTGGCTGAATACTTTGGACTATGTGTAATGTGCCACCATGTTGTTTATTTTTGCTTATGTTAAACTGATTTTTCTCTCAGTTTTTTCGTATTTAATTTTTAGCagggatatgagatatcaaaaGGAGAAAAGGATAAAGTGGTAAAGTTTTCTTTCCAAGGACATCCTGCTGAGCTTAAGCACGGAAGTGTTGTCATTGCAGCCATTACAAGCTGCACTAATACATCTAACCCTAGTGTAATGCTTGGGGCTGGCCTTGTTGCGAAGAAAGCTTGTGAACTAGGTTTAGAGGTTAGTCTCAAATCAacacctatgaagcacggacactccttGGATTAGGTGGTTTCTGGTGTCAGACACgcgtcggtgtccgacaccgacacttatgagtacattgaattatgtcattttctcaaataattATCAGTGTCAACGTGTCCGTGTCCATGTTCGTATTTCATAGCTCAACAAATAAATGTAAATTCAACCCGACAGTTGGCTGCAATCGTTATCTTCTGATTGACTAGATAATCTAACTATATATCAATCATTTAGATATGTTGTTTCCATGTGATATTTTATCAGGTCAAGCCATGGATTAAAACAAGTCTTGCTCCTGGCTCGAGGGTTGTCACTGAATATTTTATCCAGAGGTTTTTGATACACCGACTCATTTTTCTACGGTTTTCATTgcacaaatttatatttaagaacACACCTTGATTATTATgcatataatttatttagtgGCCTGCAAAAATACCTAAATCAGCTTGGCTTTCACACTGTTGGCTATGGTTGCACAACATGTATTGGAAACTCCGGAGAACTTGATAAGTCAGTGGCATCTGCAATTTCAGAAAATGGTACACATTAAGataatacatatatattaaaCTTTCTATCCTAATCACTACTACCCTGGTCCAATCTTCCTTTTTCAAACTTTTGCAGACATTATTGCTGCTTCTGTTCTTTCTGGAAACCGAAATTTTGAAGGCCGTGTTCATCCATTAACAAGAGCAAACTACCTTGCTTCTCCTCCATTAGTAGTTGCCTATGCCCTTGCTGGAACGGTTTGTCTTCTTTTTTCTTCCATGataatttgatttaaaaacatcTTACTTCTTTTTTCTGAATCATCTCAAcgcttatttttaaattttagctCAACAAAATTTACATTTCAGGTTGACATTGACTTCTATGAAGAGCCAATAGGAAAAGGAAAGAATGGAACAAATGTGTACCTAACAGATATCTGGCCAAGTAATGAAGAGGTCTCAGaggtagaaaaaataaaaatcagaatATTTAAGTTACAAGATcaatataataattgttaatttaCTTTGAATATTATCTAATGATAATTAGACTTTGAcatgtatatttatttttacgcGCTTATAGGCTCGTCAAACTTATGTATTGCCTGAAATGTTCAAGAGCATTTACGAGGCTATTACAAAAGGCAATCCTATGTGGGATAAGCTTTCGGTTCCCAGTTCAATTCTCTATTCGTGGGATCCAAACTCCACCTACATTCACGAGCCTCCGTATTTTAAGAACATGACAATGGAGCCACCAGGTCTTCGTAAGATAAAGGATTGTTATTGCTTGCTCATGTTTGGAGATGGTGTTACGACAGATCATATTTCTCCCCCGGGGAGTATTCACAAGGATAGCCCTGCTGCAAAATACTTGCTTGAGCATGGTGTAGATCACAATAACTTCAATTCTTATGGTAGTCGTCGCGGAAATGATCAAGTGATGGTAAGAGGTACATTTGCCAATATCCGACTTACGAACAAACTTCTGAATGGAGAAGTTGGTCCAAAAACAGTTCACATTCCATCAGGAGAAAAATTGACAGTCTATGATGCAGCAATGGTTagtattatattaatttaataaatgatAAGCATTATGAAAATTCAGTTTTTACAAGTTTTAATGTTCAAATGAATACTTAGaaaaactctttttttaaaacttataGAGGTATAAGGAAGCTAATCAGGACACCATTATCTTGGCTGGGGCTGACTATGGAACTGGAAGCTCTAGAGATTGGGCGGCCAAGGGTCCTCTCCTACTTGTGAGCTCACACCTTACAAAATAGtactatttttttgttatatttttttgggtagaTAGACGAAATTACAAGCCATTGAAAATTCAACACATAATAAGTGGAGAGACCGGGGTTCAAACCCGGTCATGGCGTCCGACCTAGCAATTTTAGCATATTGCCAGtttgagctaggatttgtggacattTTTGCTGTTACATTTAATTATGAGTTTAATGATTCTATACTAACATGTCTATATTACTAATCAACGTTTATTTGTTTAACTATATTAGTTACTAATCTCTTTATGTATTGCATTTCTTTTGTGTTTTACAAATTCTTTTGACTCGATATTCCATTTAGGGGGTGAAAGCGGTCATTGCTAAGAGCTTTGAGAGAATTCATCGCAGTAATCTTGTTGGCATGGGGATCGTTCCTCTTTGCTTCAAGTCTGGCGATGATGCAGAAACACTACAATTGACAGGTCACGAGCATTTCACAGTTGATCTTCCAGAAAATGTTAATGACATAGAACCTAGTCAAGATGTTAATGTCGCAACAGACACGGGGAAATCTTTTACATGCAAGCTTTGCCTTGACACAAAGGTACATAAACCATTTACATTTTTTGTTTACCTTAATTTTGATAGGATACATCCAGATATCCTAAACAAGAAGCTAAAGATACATTACATTGAATTTACACATTAGCTTCACTTTTTTACTTATTTAGAAGGATCAAATCCCAATTTATAGGTGGAGCTGGCATATATTGATCATGGTGGTATTCTTCCCTATGTTATCCGCAACCTGATTAAGCaatgaaattttgattttaccTAGTGAGCTATACTTGTGTAAGTATGATTCATATGTTATGTATATATGGATGAAGTTTCTCAATTCATATACATATCCACGAGTTCATAACAATTGACATAGCTTTATCTATGTATAGGATACGCGATACTAAGGCAGTCGCTAACATGCTACCTGTGAAAGCTACGTGTCCGTGTCAGTGTCACGACTCTTTCTAAGTCACACTGGCTAACATTCACTTGATATATAATAAGTCTGGCAATCCTGACATAGAAATACACATACGTCCGACAGTAATAACATTAATCATAGGCCAAGTTTTTCATGTAATCGAAAGGATAGTGGCTACACAAGTAGCACTTCAACATGCGTACTTCTATATACAAGTATACAACCCAAACTATTCGAACAACTCCTAATCATAATAGCTACATCATACAGTCGCAAAATAATGACCGGTAGGGGCCTACTGAAAAGACGAAACTCTTGGAGAGATCTACATATAACTGGGAATATACGTTATGCAACTTGTGaatatgatgaaaaaaatgaaaagaaagggGTGGCTCGGCAAGAGCATAAGATACCAAGTGAATAGAAACGAGAAATATTAATTGCGCAAATatttcaaacaaaatt
This genomic interval from Trifolium pratense cultivar HEN17-A07 linkage group LG6, ARS_RC_1.1, whole genome shotgun sequence contains the following:
- the LOC123893094 gene encoding aconitate hydratase, cytoplasmic-like yields the protein MPARVLLQDATGVPVLVDLASMRDAMKNLGGDPNKISPLIPGELVIDHSVQVDVARSENAMQANIEFEFQRNKERFGFLKWGSSAFDNVLVVPPGSGIVHQVNLEYLGRVVFNTGGILYPDSVIGTDSHTPMIDGLGIAGWGVGGIEAEAAMLGQPMCMILPCVVGFKLFGKLNDGVTATDLVLTVTQMLRNHGVVGKFIEFYGEGVSQLSLPDRATIANMCPEYGATMAFFPVDDVTLEYLRLTGRCEETISMIKSYLCANRLFIDYKEAHQERIYTSYLQLDLADIESCVSGPKRPHDRVCLKDMKADWHACLHNKVGFKGYEISKGEKDKVVKFSFQGHPAELKHGSVVIAAITSCTNTSNPSVMLGAGLVAKKACELGLEVKPWIKTSLAPGSRVVTEYFIQSGLQKYLNQLGFHTVGYGCTTCIGNSGELDKSVASAISENDIIAASVLSGNRNFEGRVHPLTRANYLASPPLVVAYALAGTVDIDFYEEPIGKGKNGTNVYLTDIWPSNEEVSEARQTYVLPEMFKSIYEAITKGNPMWDKLSVPSSILYSWDPNSTYIHEPPYFKNMTMEPPGLRKIKDCYCLLMFGDGVTTDHISPPGSIHKDSPAAKYLLEHGVDHNNFNSYGSRRGNDQVMVRGTFANIRLTNKLLNGEVGPKTVHIPSGEKLTVYDAAMRYKEANQDTIILAGADYGTGSSRDWAAKGPLLLGVKAVIAKSFERIHRSNLVGMGIVPLCFKSGDDAETLQLTGHEHFTVDLPENVNDIEPSQDVNVATDTGKSFTCKLCLDTKVELAYIDHGGILPYVIRNLIKQ